From Solwaraspora sp. WMMD1047, the proteins below share one genomic window:
- a CDS encoding SPFH domain-containing protein, whose amino-acid sequence MDLVFAVLFGALALIVVITLVRAVRIVPQQRQDVVERLGKYKRTLQPGLNLLVPFIDAVRTKVDMREQVVSFPPQPVITSDNLVVSIDTVLYFKVNDSAKATYEISNFLQAIEQLTVTTLRNVIGSLDLERALTSRDDINRHLSGVLDETTGRWGIKVTRVEIKAIEPPPSIRDSMEKQMRAERDRRAAILTAEGHKQSQILAAEGEKQASVLRADGDRQARILQAEGQAKAIRTVFDAIHQANPSQKVLAYQYLQALPQIANGQANKVWIVPAEMTKALEGLGGALGGLARAAGDEPSASVDSGAVEREAAEAAEAAAAAAADVNNEVRAAEAQVNSRSGPQGLPAPEPVSPASLLGDPATDRRPEQA is encoded by the coding sequence ATGGATCTCGTTTTCGCGGTGCTGTTCGGCGCCCTGGCGTTGATTGTGGTGATAACGCTCGTCCGGGCGGTGCGGATCGTGCCGCAGCAGCGGCAGGACGTGGTGGAACGGCTCGGCAAGTACAAGCGCACCCTGCAGCCCGGCCTGAACCTGCTGGTGCCGTTCATCGACGCGGTGCGTACCAAGGTCGACATGCGCGAGCAGGTGGTCAGCTTCCCGCCGCAGCCGGTGATCACCTCCGACAACCTGGTCGTCTCCATCGACACGGTGCTCTACTTCAAGGTCAACGACTCGGCCAAGGCGACCTACGAGATCTCCAACTTCCTGCAGGCGATCGAGCAGCTCACCGTCACCACGCTGCGGAACGTGATCGGTTCGCTGGACCTGGAGCGGGCGCTGACCAGCCGCGACGACATCAACCGGCACCTGTCCGGGGTGCTGGACGAGACCACCGGCCGGTGGGGCATCAAGGTCACCCGGGTCGAGATCAAGGCGATCGAGCCGCCGCCGAGCATCCGCGACTCGATGGAGAAGCAGATGCGCGCCGAGCGGGACCGGCGGGCCGCGATCCTGACCGCCGAGGGGCACAAGCAGTCGCAGATCCTCGCCGCCGAGGGTGAGAAGCAGGCGTCGGTGCTGCGCGCCGACGGTGACCGGCAGGCCCGCATCCTGCAGGCCGAGGGTCAGGCGAAGGCGATCCGGACCGTCTTCGACGCCATCCACCAGGCCAACCCGAGCCAGAAGGTGCTCGCCTACCAGTACCTCCAGGCCCTCCCGCAGATCGCCAACGGGCAGGCCAACAAGGTCTGGATCGTGCCGGCCGAGATGACGAAGGCCCTGGAAGGGCTCGGCGGGGCGCTCGGCGGGCTGGCCCGGGCGGCCGGCGACGAGCCGAGCGCGTCGGTCGACTCGGGCGCCGTCGAGCGCGAGGCCGCCGAGGCGGCGGAGGCGGCGGCCGCCGCGGCCGCCGACGTCAACAACGAGGTACGCGCGGCCGAGGCGCAGGTCAACTCCCGGTCCGGCCCGCAGGGGCTGCCCGCCCCGGAGCCGGTGTCGCCGGCCAGCCTGCTCGGCGACCCGGCCACCGACCGGCGACCCGAACAGGCCTGA
- a CDS encoding NfeD family protein: MEPLLWIVLGVVLVIAEIFTTTLFLIMFGAGAFAAAGAAALGAPIGIQVLVFAAVSALTLVAVRPTIQRHRLSAAQSGDQPFGVEAIEGSTALVLEQVDSDAGMVKIDGELWSARAYDGTQVLAPGERVRVIEVRGATAMVWRDEFAAPDELPGPAAGS, translated from the coding sequence GTGGAGCCACTGCTGTGGATCGTATTGGGCGTCGTGCTGGTGATCGCCGAGATCTTCACGACGACGCTCTTCCTGATCATGTTCGGTGCGGGGGCGTTCGCCGCCGCTGGCGCCGCGGCGCTCGGCGCTCCGATCGGCATCCAGGTGCTGGTCTTCGCCGCCGTCTCGGCGTTGACCCTGGTCGCGGTCCGGCCGACCATCCAGCGGCACCGGCTCTCCGCGGCGCAGAGCGGTGACCAGCCGTTCGGCGTCGAGGCGATCGAGGGCTCGACCGCGCTGGTGTTGGAGCAGGTCGACAGCGATGCCGGTATGGTCAAGATCGACGGCGAGCTGTGGTCGGCCCGGGCGTACGACGGCACGCAGGTGCTCGCGCCGGGGGAGCGGGTCCGGGTGATCGAGGTCCGAGGCGCCACCGCGATGGTCTGGCGTGACGAGTTCGCCGCCCCCGACGAACTGCCCGGCCCGGCGGCCGGCTCCTAG